One region of Quercus lobata isolate SW786 chromosome 2, ValleyOak3.0 Primary Assembly, whole genome shotgun sequence genomic DNA includes:
- the LOC115975251 gene encoding receptor-like protein 52 has product MTITTIFLSFLLLLSGPATSESKLNDKEQTILLKLKQHWQNPSLSHWQNPPSLSHLNSSHHCNWPEITCTNGSVTQLLLQNMNITQTVPPFICDLKNLTVIDLSYNFICQEFPKALYNCSKLEELDLSQNYFNGTIPVDIHRLSHLRRLNLGANNFYGNIPSSIGQLTELRTLQLFQCAFNGSFPREIGNLFKLESLQLAYNENMTAAKLPSSFTELKKLKFLWITASNLNGEVPDTIGEMEALVHLDLSINNLTGKIPSSLFMLKNLSIVYLYANQLSGEIPMVVEALNIDTIDLSVNKLTGSIPDDFGKLRNITGLSLFFNQLSGKIPDSIGRLPSLMVLKVFSNNLTGTLPPDFGLYSMLVEFQVADNKLEGKLPEHLCDNEGLVGVVAFNNNLTGELPKSLGNCNGLKIVTVFNNRLFGDIPSGLWTSLNLSILILSNNSFTGELPQRVAKNLSRLEINNNNFSGMIPAGVSSWRKLVVFEASNNLFTGTIPQELTSLPYLTTLFLDQNQLSGSLPQDIISWKTLNTLNLRQNKISGLIPPELGNLAGLTELDLSENQISGPIPPQLGLLRLTLLNLSSNLLNGRIPTQFENDAYANSFFNNSVLCASKPTLNIRKCDSEVEPQKSSKHPSQCLVLIIYMVAAALLGLLASLFVVRFHRKRKHGLDSTST; this is encoded by the coding sequence atgacCATAACAACTATCTTCCTCTCCTTCCTTCTCCTCCTTTCCGGACCGGCGACCTCTGAGTCTAAGCTAAATGACAAAGAACAAACAATCCTCCTGAAACTAAAGCAACATTGGCAAAACCCATCTCTAAGCCACTGGCAAAACCCACCATCTCTAAGCCACTTAAACTCCTCCCACCATTGTAACTGGCCAGAGATCACCTGCACCAACGGCTCAGTCACCCAACTACTTCTTCAAAACATGAACATCACCCAAACAGTCCCACCCTTCATCTGTGACCTCAAGAACCTCACAGTCATTGACCTTTCATACAACTTCATTTGTCAAGAGTTTCCTAAAGCTCTCTACAACTGTTCCAAGCTTGAAGAGCTCGACCTCTCGCAGAATTACTTCAACGGCACAATCCCCGTTGACATTCACCGCTTGTCTCACCTGCGCCGCCTCAACCTTGGAGCCAACAACTTCTATGGTAACATTCCATCATCTATTGGACAATTAACAGAGCTGAGGACGCTTCAGCTTTTCCAATGTGCATTCAATGGTTCTTTCCCGCGAGAAATAGGCAACTTGTTCAAACTTGAGTCACTCCAGTTGGCCTATAATGAAAACATGACAGCAGCAAAGTTGCCTTCGAGTTTCACTGAGTTGAAGAAGCTTAAGTTTTTATGGATTACTGCGTCTAATTTGAATGGAGAAGTCCCAGACACGATTGGAGAAATGGAGGCTTTGGTACATTTGGATTTATCAATAAACAATCTAACTGGGAAAATTCCGAGTAGTTTGTTTATGCTAAAGAATTTAAGTATTGTGTATCTTTACGCAAACCAATTGTCTGGGGAGATTCCTATGGTGGTTGAAGCATTAAACATTGATACTATTGACCTCTCGGTTAATAAATTGACCGGAAGCATACCTGATGATTTTGGCAAACTCAGAAACATAACAGGTCTAAGTTTGTTTTTCAATCAATTATCTGGAAAAATCCCAGACAGTATTGGCCGTCTTCCAAGTCTGATGGTCCTTAAAGTGTTTAGCAACAATTTAACAGGGACTCTGCCTCCGGACTTTGGGCTGTATTCTATGCTTGTAGAGTTCCAAGTTGCGGACAATAAGCTTGAAGGCAAGTTACCAGAACACTTGTGTGATAACGAAGGGTTGGTGGGTGTGGTAGCTTTTAACAACAACCTCACTGGAGAATTGCCTAAGTCGCTTGGCAATTGCAATGGTTTGAAAATTGTGACTGTCTTCAATAATAGGCTTTTTGGGGATATTCCTAGTGGCCTATGGACATCATTGAATTTGAGCATCTTGATTTTAAGTAACAATTCGTTTACAGGCGAGCTTCCTCAAAGAGTGGCAAAGAATCTCTCAAGATTGGAAATAAATAACAACAACTTTTCTGGTATGATTCCAGCTGGAGTGTCTTCCTGGAGGAAGTTGGTGGTATTTGAGGCTAGTAATAACCTCTTTACTGGCACAATTCCTCAAGAATTAACATCTCTTCCTTATTTAACAACTCTTTTTCTTGATCAAAATCAACTCTCAGGCTCCCTTCCACAAGATATTATATCATGGAAAACGTTAAATACTCTAAACCTTCGCCAAAATAAAATCTCTGGACTTATTCCTCCGGAATTAGGTAATTTGGCCGGTCTTACTGAGTTGGACTTGTCAGAAAACCAAATTTCTGGCCCAATCCCACCACAACTTGGCCTCCTGAGGCTCACTTTGCTCAATCTCTCTTCCAATCTTTTGAATGGGAGGATCCCGACACAATTCGAAAATGATGCATATGCCAACAGCTTCTTCAACAATTCCGTACTTTGTGCGAGTAAGCCGACTCTGAATATTAGAAAATGTGACTCAGAGGTAGAGCCCCAAAAATCGAGCAAACATCCATCCCAGTgtcttgttttaataatatatatggtGGCAGCTGCTCTATTGGGTTTGTTAGCTTCACTATTCGTGGTCAGATTTCATCGTAAGAGAAAGCATGGATTAGATTCCACATCCACATAG